The following are from one region of the Corynebacterium hindlerae genome:
- a CDS encoding CAP domain-containing protein translates to MRLARLFAPILATAIVAGGAAPAHAQVMGSSQLPPLPAIQLPTFQLSPLPAGSSVPGVTAAPITGNALLDPVLAELNARRVAAGLQPFTYDFGLGETAYNHAVYLNNIHTMDHSGLFMEVIARVPNLGMAVPMWIDSPPHHEVLMDGTLSRVGFGLVFDQSEGRWILVAQFT, encoded by the coding sequence ATGCGTTTAGCTCGCCTCTTTGCCCCGATCCTGGCTACCGCGATTGTAGCCGGGGGAGCCGCACCTGCTCACGCGCAGGTCATGGGCAGTTCGCAGCTCCCACCACTGCCAGCAATCCAGCTGCCAACTTTCCAACTTTCACCACTGCCAGCAGGTTCCTCTGTTCCTGGTGTGACTGCAGCTCCTATCACCGGCAATGCGCTGCTGGACCCCGTGCTGGCTGAACTGAATGCACGTCGTGTAGCTGCAGGCCTGCAGCCCTTCACCTACGACTTTGGTCTTGGGGAAACCGCCTACAACCATGCCGTTTACCTGAACAACATCCACACAATGGATCACAGTGGCCTATTTATGGAGGTCATTGCCCGCGTGCCGAATTTGGGAATGGCTGTTCCGATGTGGATCGACTCCCCACCTCACCACGAGGTTTTGATGGACGGCACCCTGTCACGAGTGGGGTTTGGGCTGGTGTTTGACCAGTCTGAGGGCCGTTGGATTCTGGTGGCGCAGTTCACTTAG
- a CDS encoding cytochrome c oxidase assembly protein codes for MTEKVIGDRPRTSKVLYVIFAATAGVVGAVISWAFLGASLAALGIPDPGPLTTAGLPFLRSAGLMLAALAIGSFMAAAFFIKPKDSDLQSTLLSVDGSIAARTGAVSSLCFAVIAQLMVPMYLSDVSGSPLKDTLNPTQWLQALQLVSTSVAWQVTAGFALITGLGALTTYRWIMQPVWLTGAILAVVPLGMEGHSATGGDHDYGTNSYLWHLIFMMLWVGGLMALIAHGRRKGPALDVAVRRYSAVALVSVVVMAVSGVINTSIRMHWTDLLTTGYGLLILAKTIGVVVLALFGFVHRQLTIPKLADNNKLFRRVAAVEVLVMGAVTGVAISLGRTPPPPPRNVDLNTMDIELGYRLYQEPTFWNVWTMWRFDILFGAAAIIFAVGYLWAVLRVHKNGGSWPITRTLWFLLGCAVLLLTVCSGIGMNMPATFSMHMVGHMILTMGAPVAWVLGGPVTLFLQALRPSPDNPGPREWLEVAVDNPWLRFLMNPAVNTIQFVVFFYILYITPLYEIMIDEHAGHLIMNVVFLWSGSLYYWDLIGVDKAPVEHSPMSKLGWLTFSMPFHLFFGVYLMMATQIMGEEFYTKLGLPWHVDLLHDQVVGGGISWGSGQFPLLIVWAVLIWEWFADDRRRTTEMESNPQEVEDDLEAYNAQLAAFQHGKNPHDDYYSETFER; via the coding sequence ATGACGGAAAAGGTGATCGGGGACAGGCCACGGACCTCGAAGGTGCTCTATGTAATTTTCGCAGCGACCGCGGGTGTGGTCGGTGCGGTTATTTCGTGGGCGTTTTTGGGGGCTTCTCTTGCGGCGTTGGGTATTCCAGATCCTGGTCCGCTGACGACGGCGGGGTTGCCGTTTTTGAGGTCGGCGGGGTTGATGTTGGCTGCGCTTGCGATCGGCTCGTTTATGGCGGCTGCTTTCTTTATCAAGCCGAAGGATTCTGATCTGCAGTCGACTCTGCTCAGTGTGGATGGGAGTATCGCGGCCCGGACGGGGGCAGTATCAAGTCTGTGCTTCGCGGTGATCGCGCAGCTGATGGTACCGATGTACTTGTCGGATGTGTCTGGTTCGCCGTTGAAGGACACGTTGAATCCGACGCAGTGGTTGCAGGCGCTGCAATTGGTGTCCACATCGGTGGCATGGCAGGTGACGGCAGGTTTTGCACTCATCACTGGTCTAGGGGCGCTGACTACCTACCGGTGGATCATGCAGCCGGTGTGGCTCACTGGTGCGATCTTGGCTGTGGTACCGCTGGGCATGGAAGGTCACTCAGCCACGGGTGGCGATCATGACTATGGCACGAATTCCTACCTTTGGCACCTGATTTTCATGATGTTGTGGGTCGGTGGACTCATGGCGTTGATTGCGCATGGGCGTCGTAAAGGTCCTGCGTTGGATGTAGCGGTCCGTCGCTACTCTGCGGTGGCGCTGGTGTCGGTGGTGGTGATGGCAGTGTCGGGCGTGATTAATACGTCGATCCGGATGCACTGGACCGATTTGCTCACCACCGGATACGGGCTGCTGATCTTGGCTAAGACAATCGGGGTGGTGGTGCTCGCGCTGTTCGGTTTCGTGCACCGTCAGCTCACGATCCCGAAGCTCGCGGACAATAACAAGCTGTTCCGTCGGGTCGCCGCCGTGGAAGTGTTGGTTATGGGTGCGGTGACGGGCGTGGCGATTTCCTTGGGGCGCACCCCGCCGCCACCGCCACGAAATGTTGACCTCAACACCATGGATATTGAGCTCGGCTACAGGCTGTACCAGGAGCCAACATTCTGGAATGTCTGGACTATGTGGCGGTTCGATATTCTCTTTGGGGCCGCCGCGATTATCTTTGCCGTCGGCTACCTGTGGGCTGTCCTACGGGTCCACAAAAACGGAGGTAGCTGGCCGATTACCCGCACCCTGTGGTTCCTTTTGGGCTGTGCGGTGCTGCTGCTCACGGTATGTTCCGGTATCGGCATGAACATGCCAGCAACGTTCTCCATGCATATGGTCGGCCACATGATTTTGACGATGGGCGCCCCGGTGGCGTGGGTGCTCGGTGGGCCGGTGACGCTCTTCCTACAGGCGCTGCGCCCGTCCCCGGATAATCCTGGTCCGCGGGAATGGCTTGAGGTTGCGGTGGATAATCCGTGGCTACGGTTCCTGATGAATCCGGCGGTGAACACGATCCAGTTCGTGGTGTTTTTCTACATTCTGTACATCACTCCGCTGTACGAGATCATGATTGATGAGCACGCCGGTCACCTGATCATGAACGTGGTGTTCCTGTGGTCCGGTTCGTTGTACTACTGGGATCTCATCGGCGTGGATAAGGCTCCGGTGGAGCACAGCCCGATGTCGAAGCTGGGGTGGCTGACGTTCTCCATGCCGTTCCACCTGTTCTTCGGCGTTTACCTGATGATGGCCACCCAGATCATGGGTGAAGAGTTCTACACCAAGCTCGGCCTGCCGTGGCATGTGGACCTGCTGCACGACCAGGTCGTCGGTGGTGGCATTTCCTGGGGTTCTGGTCAGTTCCCACTGCTTATCGTATGGGCGGTGCTGATTTGGGAATGGTTCGCCGATGACCGGCGCCGTACTACCGAAATGGAGTCGAACCCGCAGGAGGTGGAGGACGATCTGGAGGCCTATAACGCTCAGCTCGCAGCCTTCCAGCATGGCAAAAATCCGCACGACGATTACTACAGCGAGACCTTCGAACGTTAA
- a CDS encoding DUF6882 domain-containing protein, translated as MAHSSNAHWGPNYQAAYDRGVLTFASDRGRVYCDTYPVASIAVDPATLLWRWSPMIEGEEEYFRPEASHGYRAFGEQCNFSSFTTQEVPYEVVNDVANTIANLGNDVINTGFFIFGPEANFYQAAFNNAGSRVVWKLDNIRDDAGPLTVPSPDLNTLLTKIPRYLPLVDDPEWSLKGVASHFKGVECAIERFPSDRRIVATYTLSDGAQHEVQVTQDEQGRITN; from the coding sequence TTGGCGCACTCCTCGAACGCTCATTGGGGGCCGAACTATCAGGCGGCATACGACAGAGGAGTGCTCACTTTCGCCTCGGACCGTGGCCGAGTGTACTGCGACACGTACCCGGTCGCCTCGATTGCAGTGGATCCCGCCACGCTGCTGTGGCGTTGGTCGCCCATGATCGAAGGCGAAGAGGAGTATTTCCGTCCCGAGGCATCGCACGGCTACCGTGCTTTCGGTGAGCAGTGCAACTTTTCCAGCTTCACAACGCAGGAGGTCCCTTACGAAGTAGTTAATGACGTCGCGAACACTATCGCTAACCTCGGCAATGACGTCATCAACACAGGGTTTTTTATCTTCGGCCCTGAAGCGAACTTCTACCAAGCGGCCTTCAACAATGCTGGATCACGCGTGGTATGGAAATTGGACAATATTCGCGATGATGCCGGTCCATTAACTGTCCCTAGCCCAGACCTGAACACCTTGCTCACAAAAATTCCGCGTTATTTGCCGTTGGTTGATGACCCGGAGTGGTCACTCAAAGGAGTCGCAAGCCACTTCAAAGGGGTGGAGTGCGCGATCGAACGCTTCCCGTCGGATCGTCGCATTGTAGCTACTTACACGCTGAGTGACGGAGCACAACACGAAGTTCAGGTCACACAGGATGAACAGGGGCGGATAACGAACTGA
- a CDS encoding helix-turn-helix domain-containing protein codes for MNAKATFDYSLLEFGLSDRMRKAQDVAQISNADMAEYIGVSRFTVSRYLNGASEPPLAVLRAWAMCTGVPFEWLQTGKTPDGGEPVGGSVVRHQGLEPRTH; via the coding sequence ATGAACGCAAAAGCAACATTTGACTATTCGCTACTTGAATTCGGACTAAGCGACCGCATGCGCAAAGCGCAAGACGTTGCACAGATAAGCAATGCAGACATGGCGGAATACATCGGCGTTTCGCGATTTACTGTGAGCCGGTACCTAAACGGCGCTTCGGAGCCGCCGTTAGCGGTGCTGCGCGCATGGGCGATGTGTACCGGGGTGCCTTTTGAATGGCTGCAGACAGGAAAAACCCCCGACGGCGGGGAGCCTGTCGGGGGTAGTGTTGTGCGCCATCAGGGACTTGAACCCCGAACCCACTGA
- a CDS encoding L,D-transpeptidase — MKRSVGAVVVALISVVALAGCTIDRGDSGAGEQGADREQAAVVEKLPPAISVEDGAQGVSPAKAVTVKALDGTLTDVQMTNQDGKVIQGEISPDNKSWTTSEVLGYYRTYTVTAEGSNGALAKSVFTTQSPAGTAYVALSPLEGMNVGVGQSIGMRFSSPIQDRKAAQEAITITTEPKVEGAFYWLNDYELRWRPQNYWNPGTSVSVKADIYGVDLGGGVYGSEDNATSFNIVGGYTAVVDDSTKTMSIYDGDAVIKTMPVSLGSSQWPTPNGVYIIGDSYPEMVMDSTTYGLALDAGGYKTKVQYATQMSYSGIFVHAAPWSVWAQGSQNTSHGCINVSTENAAWFQQNFKRGDIVTVKNTIGGTLSGYDGLGDWNIPWEEWSAGNA; from the coding sequence ATGAAGAGGTCCGTCGGGGCGGTTGTTGTCGCACTGATTTCGGTAGTGGCATTGGCTGGCTGCACCATTGATCGCGGTGATAGCGGGGCCGGGGAGCAGGGGGCTGATAGGGAGCAGGCAGCGGTCGTCGAAAAGCTGCCACCTGCGATTTCGGTTGAGGACGGCGCGCAGGGGGTGAGCCCCGCGAAGGCTGTGACAGTAAAGGCGCTGGATGGCACGCTTACCGACGTCCAGATGACGAATCAAGACGGCAAGGTGATCCAGGGAGAGATTTCCCCTGACAACAAGAGTTGGACCACCTCGGAGGTGCTTGGGTACTACCGCACCTACACGGTGACGGCGGAGGGGTCGAATGGGGCCCTGGCTAAGTCGGTCTTTACCACTCAGAGCCCGGCCGGCACGGCGTATGTGGCGCTTTCCCCGCTCGAAGGTATGAACGTGGGTGTGGGCCAGAGCATTGGTATGCGGTTCTCATCGCCGATTCAGGATCGTAAGGCGGCGCAGGAAGCAATCACCATCACCACAGAACCCAAGGTTGAGGGGGCTTTCTACTGGCTGAATGATTATGAGTTGCGTTGGCGTCCGCAGAATTACTGGAATCCGGGAACGTCAGTAAGCGTGAAGGCTGACATTTACGGAGTAGATCTCGGCGGCGGTGTGTACGGCAGCGAGGATAACGCTACTTCCTTCAACATTGTTGGCGGCTACACTGCTGTGGTTGATGACAGCACTAAAACCATGAGCATTTACGACGGTGACGCCGTCATCAAGACGATGCCGGTTTCGCTCGGTTCCTCGCAGTGGCCAACCCCCAACGGCGTGTACATCATCGGCGATTCCTACCCGGAAATGGTCATGGACTCGACCACTTACGGCCTCGCTCTTGATGCGGGCGGCTACAAAACTAAAGTTCAATACGCCACCCAGATGAGCTACTCCGGTATTTTCGTTCACGCTGCCCCATGGTCTGTGTGGGCGCAGGGTAGCCAAAACACCTCACACGGCTGCATCAACGTGTCCACGGAAAACGCAGCCTGGTTCCAACAGAACTTCAAGCGCGGTGACATCGTTACCGTGAAGAACACCATCGGTGGCACCCTGTCCGGCTACGACGGACTCGGCGACTGGAACATCCCGTGGGAGGAGTGGAGCGCAGGAAACGCTTAA
- a CDS encoding DUF305 domain-containing protein — protein MKPSSATPRPGAVDEVPRETDFNTVDVMYLAESVVRSRRIVSTSEILLAADNISPEAKDIATRVSQKHSARLATQEQLLTTWGITTSPEVLFPPAPIGIPTQADVDQLHSMHGKDLENRYLNLLQGNIAGAVTSAQQHLGKGFNPELQAAAQLVVDEAEKEQAPIMEALKG, from the coding sequence ATGAAGCCTTCTTCTGCCACGCCACGCCCGGGGGCCGTCGATGAGGTGCCACGAGAGACAGATTTCAACACTGTCGACGTGATGTATCTTGCGGAGTCCGTGGTCCGCAGCCGGCGTATCGTGTCCACCTCCGAGATCCTCTTGGCTGCCGACAATATCTCGCCCGAAGCGAAAGATATCGCTACCCGTGTGAGTCAGAAACATTCCGCCCGGCTAGCCACCCAAGAACAGCTCCTCACCACCTGGGGCATTACCACCTCACCCGAGGTGCTGTTCCCACCAGCACCGATTGGGATTCCGACCCAGGCGGACGTGGACCAGTTGCATTCGATGCACGGGAAGGATCTGGAGAACCGGTACCTCAATTTGCTGCAGGGCAACATAGCGGGCGCGGTGACTTCCGCGCAGCAGCACCTCGGCAAGGGATTTAACCCGGAGCTGCAGGCTGCCGCGCAGCTGGTGGTGGATGAGGCAGAAAAAGAACAGGCCCCCATTATGGAGGCCTTGAAGGGTTAA
- a CDS encoding MerR family transcriptional regulator → MEPQQLLPAHEVARIWGVNRSTVHRRRLAGVITPVAKVPGKTGAYLYDRAEIEHLAKAGVK, encoded by the coding sequence ATGGAACCGCAACAGTTGCTACCAGCGCACGAAGTGGCGCGCATTTGGGGGGTCAACCGATCCACCGTGCACCGCCGCCGTTTAGCCGGTGTCATCACCCCAGTTGCAAAGGTCCCAGGAAAAACCGGCGCTTATCTGTATGACCGCGCCGAAATCGAGCACCTAGCGAAAGCGGGCGTGAAATGA
- the cmrA gene encoding mycolate reductase (Catalyzes the final step in mycolic acid biosynthesis.): MALPHPSPTARALVTGASQGIGMAMARDLADMGHNLILVARREDVLTEFSAELEQKYGITAEVYACDLAEHNARRALIEHMHSREINILINSAGIASFGPFMEQSWDYELTQFHLNATACLELTRAALDQMLPRNEGAICNVGSLAGDMVIPNNATYIFTKSGLNKFTEALHYELRGTGVTCTLLAPGPVRDAVIPEDQQSIVDRVVPDALWTTYESCSRETLEAMAAGKRRVVPGPLAKIMEVVTNVGPTRLVAPILGNFYKKMS, translated from the coding sequence ATGGCTCTTCCACACCCCAGCCCCACCGCCCGTGCGCTCGTGACTGGCGCTAGTCAAGGTATTGGTATGGCGATGGCGCGCGACCTTGCTGACATGGGTCACAACTTGATTTTGGTGGCGCGTCGTGAAGATGTGCTCACAGAGTTTTCCGCTGAACTCGAACAAAAGTACGGCATCACTGCGGAGGTGTACGCCTGCGATCTGGCTGAACACAACGCCCGGCGCGCACTCATCGAGCACATGCACTCGCGCGAGATCAACATTCTGATTAATTCCGCGGGTATCGCCTCTTTCGGTCCTTTTATGGAGCAGTCCTGGGATTATGAGCTCACGCAGTTCCATCTCAATGCCACTGCATGTTTGGAGCTGACCCGTGCTGCTCTCGATCAGATGCTGCCTCGAAATGAAGGCGCAATCTGCAACGTAGGGTCGTTGGCGGGCGACATGGTGATCCCGAACAACGCCACCTACATTTTCACCAAGTCGGGACTGAATAAGTTCACCGAGGCTTTGCATTATGAGCTGCGTGGCACGGGTGTGACGTGCACACTTCTGGCTCCGGGGCCGGTCCGGGATGCGGTGATTCCGGAGGACCAGCAGTCGATTGTGGATCGCGTCGTCCCCGATGCGCTGTGGACCACCTATGAGTCCTGTTCGCGGGAGACCCTCGAGGCGATGGCTGCGGGTAAGCGTCGGGTCGTGCCAGGCCCGCTCGCGAAAATTATGGAGGTGGTCACCAACGTCGGACCTACGCGACTGGTGGCACCTATCCTTGGCAATTTTTACAAGAAGATGAGCTAG
- a CDS encoding HNH endonuclease: MARWGGRRVQRLLALVLAEYGDTCHLCGQPGADTVDHIVPRSWGGDDSLDNVRPAHHACNCSRGAMPLDQWRERHPIAVNRAPPSRKWA; encoded by the coding sequence GTGGCTAGATGGGGCGGGCGCCGCGTCCAACGGCTGCTAGCGCTAGTCCTCGCTGAGTATGGCGACACATGCCACCTATGCGGACAACCCGGCGCCGACACCGTGGACCACATCGTGCCCCGCTCATGGGGTGGCGATGACTCGCTAGACAACGTCCGTCCCGCACATCACGCCTGCAACTGTTCCCGCGGCGCAATGCCACTGGACCAGTGGCGCGAGCGTCACCCGATCGCAGTCAACCGCGCGCCCCCGTCGAGGAAATGGGCCTGA
- a CDS encoding IS3 family transposase (programmed frameshift) yields the protein MFIMSQQRKRFTPEYRKEAARLVIESGRPIVRVAEEIGVSAGLLGRWVKNERERQGNEDGMSAADLRAENVRLRRELAEARLDNEFLSKATGLLRCEATREEKFQLMQQEKATFSIKRMARLLEVSRSGFYGWVKRDKAKRRGKDPRQSFIENLDQQIYTAWEDSDEVYGAPRVTAKLAEQGIKVNKKTVAKRMKAMGIEGISPRMFTPVTTIQSKRKATLPDLVKRAFDAGELNRVWLSDITYLRTGEGWLYLCAVRDGHSRRVIGWAMDRTQSADLVERALRMAHTLRGEVPDGVVFHADRGSQFTSDQLWQVCQELGIAQSVGRTGVCFDNAMSESFWSTLKTEFYDRKKWATCNEARNAVAQWIEVVYNRRRIHSSLGMKTPVAFENAINNDPTKPNSITPKAA from the exons ATGTTCATTATGAGTCAGCAACGCAAGAGGTTTACTCCGGAGTATCGGAAGGAAGCCGCGCGGCTTGTCATCGAGTCGGGCCGGCCGATCGTCCGAGTCGCTGAGGAGATCGGAGTCAGTGCCGGACTGCTGGGTAGGTGGGTCAAAAATGAGCGTGAGCGCCAGGGCAATGAAGACGGCATGAGCGCGGCTGACCTTCGTGCTGAAAACGTGAGATTGCGCCGTGAGCTTGCCGAAGCGCGGTTAGATAACGAGTTTTTGTCAAAAGCCACAG GCCTTCTTCGCTGCGAAGCAACGCGAGAAGAAAAGTTCCAGCTAATGCAGCAGGAGAAGGCGACCTTCAGCATTAAGCGCATGGCGAGGCTTCTCGAAGTGTCTCGTTCCGGCTTCTATGGCTGGGTGAAGAGGGACAAGGCCAAGCGTAGGGGTAAAGACCCGCGTCAGTCATTTATCGAGAACCTCGACCAGCAGATTTACACGGCTTGGGAGGACTCCGACGAAGTCTATGGTGCACCTCGTGTCACAGCGAAACTTGCCGAGCAGGGCATCAAGGTCAACAAGAAGACCGTAGCCAAGCGGATGAAAGCCATGGGTATCGAAGGAATCTCCCCGAGGATGTTCACTCCTGTCACGACAATCCAGTCTAAGAGGAAGGCGACACTGCCTGACCTGGTCAAGCGTGCGTTTGATGCAGGTGAGCTCAACCGCGTATGGCTGAGTGATATTACGTATCTGCGTACCGGTGAGGGCTGGTTGTACCTGTGTGCGGTTCGCGATGGTCATTCCCGGCGTGTAATTGGCTGGGCAATGGATCGAACCCAGTCTGCCGATCTGGTTGAGCGTGCGCTACGGATGGCGCACACGCTGCGCGGCGAGGTACCTGATGGTGTGGTGTTTCATGCTGATCGAGGTTCGCAATTCACCAGTGACCAGTTGTGGCAGGTGTGCCAGGAACTCGGAATTGCGCAGTCTGTCGGCCGCACCGGTGTGTGCTTCGACAATGCGATGTCGGAATCATTTTGGTCGACGTTGAAGACAGAATTCTATGACCGGAAGAAGTGGGCCACCTGCAACGAAGCACGCAACGCTGTCGCGCAGTGGATCGAGGTGGTCTACAACCGGCGTCGGATTCACTCATCGCTCGGCATGAAGACCCCTGTGGCCTTCGAAAACGCCATCAACAATGATCCCACCAAGCCCAACTCGATAACCCCCAAGGCCGCTTAA
- a CDS encoding WhiB family transcriptional regulator encodes MNQLTHQPAWHQLAKCRGMDPHLFESDHWPLPRLRKEGWTSPDDLASTLCHGCPVLAECALDAAEADVLPYGTLRGGVMIAEMHAIGRWGDRVDHIRARLMKAAGRG; translated from the coding sequence ATGAATCAACTCACCCATCAACCCGCATGGCACCAGCTAGCTAAATGCCGTGGCATGGACCCACACCTGTTCGAGTCCGATCATTGGCCATTGCCTAGGCTCCGAAAAGAAGGCTGGACATCACCAGATGATCTCGCTTCCACCCTGTGCCACGGGTGCCCCGTGCTCGCTGAGTGCGCACTAGACGCTGCCGAAGCCGACGTGCTGCCATACGGCACGCTCCGGGGCGGGGTGATGATCGCTGAAATGCACGCTATCGGTAGGTGGGGTGATCGAGTGGATCACATACGGGCCCGGCTCATGAAGGCTGCAGGCCGTGGCTAG
- the orn gene encoding oligoribonuclease: MTDPIPMKNDRLVWIDLEMTGLDPKHHVIVEVAALVTDANLNILGSGVDLVVHATEAELAEMDDYVRNMHTSNGLIDAISSSTLSLTDAEDAVLALIEEHCSPDHPAPLAGNSIATDRTFIREYMPRLDQALHYRMVDVSSVKELARRWYPRVYFAQPEKGMSHRALNDIVESIRELDYYRRSLFVADPGPTTEEATAFAASAVDHYQRFL, translated from the coding sequence ATGACTGACCCTATTCCCATGAAAAATGACCGCCTCGTCTGGATTGACCTGGAGATGACGGGGCTGGACCCGAAGCACCATGTGATCGTCGAGGTCGCAGCGCTCGTCACCGACGCCAACCTCAATATCCTCGGCAGCGGCGTCGACCTCGTCGTCCATGCCACCGAGGCAGAGCTGGCCGAAATGGACGACTACGTGCGGAATATGCACACAAGCAACGGGCTTATCGACGCCATTAGCTCCTCAACCTTGTCCCTGACGGATGCCGAGGACGCCGTGCTTGCGCTCATCGAAGAACACTGCTCCCCCGACCACCCCGCTCCCCTGGCTGGCAATTCGATTGCAACTGACCGCACTTTTATCCGGGAATACATGCCGCGTCTTGACCAGGCATTGCATTACCGGATGGTCGATGTGTCCTCCGTGAAAGAACTCGCGCGCCGTTGGTACCCGCGGGTCTACTTCGCACAGCCCGAGAAGGGGATGTCTCACCGGGCGCTCAATGACATCGTCGAATCCATCCGCGAGCTCGACTACTATCGCCGTTCCCTCTTCGTTGCGGACCCTGGCCCAACAACGGAGGAAGCTACCGCTTTCGCAGCCTCCGCTGTGGACCACTACCAGCGGTTTTTGTAA
- a CDS encoding single-stranded DNA-binding protein — translation MAQHSYTIAGNIVADPKFRRIEANTFFTMRVAASRAVKRDEDKWDYYDQLYLTVECWGDLAVNCAASLGKGLPIIATGKLVTHEWLDGNGKQQSRVVLRAQHVGVDLKSHTVGIKKVSEVDVTPAEDVTPADGPVDNVGEEEGNDLVSAATGDSGEGEPPF, via the coding sequence ATGGCACAACACAGTTACACCATCGCCGGAAACATCGTCGCTGACCCGAAGTTTCGCCGCATCGAAGCCAACACCTTTTTCACCATGCGTGTTGCCGCGTCCCGGGCTGTGAAGCGAGACGAAGATAAATGGGACTACTACGACCAGCTGTACCTGACCGTGGAATGCTGGGGAGACCTCGCCGTCAACTGTGCAGCTAGCTTGGGGAAGGGGCTGCCGATCATCGCCACTGGAAAGCTGGTGACACATGAGTGGCTGGATGGTAACGGTAAACAGCAGTCCCGAGTAGTGCTGCGCGCCCAGCACGTGGGGGTTGACCTTAAGTCCCATACCGTGGGGATCAAGAAGGTATCTGAGGTGGACGTAACTCCAGCTGAGGACGTCACCCCTGCTGACGGCCCGGTGGACAACGTCGGAGAAGAGGAAGGCAACGATCTTGTCTCCGCCGCCACTGGGGACTCGGGAGAGGGGGAGCCACCGTTCTAG